Proteins co-encoded in one Vibrio aquimaris genomic window:
- the udk gene encoding uridine kinase, with amino-acid sequence MSDNNQCVIVGIAGASASGKSLIASTIYNELREKVGDHQIGVITEDCYYNDQGHLSMEERVKTNYDHPNALDHDLLCEHLKTLTQGDAVEVPEYSYAEHTRTENTTLMTPKKVIILEGILLLTDPRLRELMHATVFMDTPLDICLLRRVRRDVEERGRTMESVLKQYQETVRPMFMQFIEPSKQHADIIVPRGGKNRIAIDVLKAHIAKLLKA; translated from the coding sequence ATGTCTGATAATAATCAATGCGTCATCGTCGGTATTGCTGGCGCATCGGCTTCTGGAAAAAGTTTAATCGCTAGTACTATCTATAATGAACTTCGTGAGAAAGTAGGCGATCATCAAATTGGTGTAATTACGGAAGATTGCTATTACAACGATCAGGGTCACCTGAGCATGGAAGAGCGTGTTAAAACCAACTACGACCACCCGAACGCATTAGACCATGACTTACTGTGTGAGCATTTAAAAACGCTGACCCAAGGTGATGCAGTTGAAGTGCCAGAATACAGCTATGCTGAGCATACTCGTACTGAAAATACGACCTTGATGACACCAAAAAAAGTCATCATCCTTGAGGGGATCCTGCTTCTGACAGACCCTCGTTTACGTGAACTTATGCACGCGACTGTGTTTATGGATACACCGCTAGATATTTGTTTGCTGCGCCGCGTGAGACGTGACGTAGAAGAACGTGGCCGTACCATGGAGTCTGTTTTAAAACAGTACCAGGAAACAGTGCGACCTATGTTCATGCAGTTTATCGAGCCATCTAAGCAACACGCAGATATTATTGTGCCTCGTGGTGGTAAAAATCGCATCGCGATTGATGTTTTAAAAGCGCATATTGCAAAACTTTTGAAAGCTTAA
- a CDS encoding AsmA family protein, whose translation MKKLFLLIAIPIIVLLGAIVALVLFVNPNQFKPLIVEQTQKHTGLELVIEGDISWKFFPSLGFELGKTELRNPQGFSKPNLFKVDTVGIDVSVSPLLNQQLEIGNITLDGAEFYLETLKDGTKNIDALTKAQTEQAESEQAESEQPAATDTPVESSSTDTTEKPASGWSLNLAGVTISKAAIEIQDKQAGTYTKLYDVSLNLSEFAIDTWTRTDFAVKGENNQQKFNAQGSAEFKLAKGFAEYSLRSIELNAGFSDPANQFDSIKLGLETFDFDKANALTYHLVGRAADLDIDMQGSGSLTVDKAISKVVMDKLTLDATFKGETLPQSPMKVDMVSDLSFDLTRSHLSFVLEKLTANALAFDGKANVTLGDIPKVRFSLHSPNIDLDEFLGLDTAKTDKASTEKPKAAPSQNSAQKASTQPEVEPDLSVLKSLDIKGDITIDKFKASNAKMEKVKTSFYVNRGIAELTSFSSNLYQGSINASAKLDARKSPATYTVKKRIKGVKVQPLLSDVANNDKLEGTGNIDVDVKGRSLTPTGIQKNLVGTVVINFTDGAVNGINVAQLIRENYAKFKGQKAEPSKEAQKTDFSAMKATLKLNKGVVSTNDLSMQSPLLRIRGNGSANYIEQTVNFTVSTSIVGSLEGQGGKNIDELRDVTIPINISGSWAKPKFKLVFDDVLKQKVEKEVDRGLKKLDEKLGDKIKDQKTKDAVNSLIKGLFN comes from the coding sequence ATGAAGAAACTGTTCCTATTAATTGCCATTCCAATCATCGTGCTGCTTGGTGCGATTGTAGCGCTGGTACTTTTCGTCAACCCGAATCAGTTTAAGCCACTTATCGTTGAGCAAACTCAAAAACACACTGGCTTGGAGTTGGTAATAGAAGGTGACATCAGTTGGAAGTTTTTTCCATCGCTTGGCTTTGAGCTAGGTAAGACAGAACTGAGAAACCCACAAGGGTTTTCTAAACCGAACTTATTTAAAGTTGATACGGTTGGTATTGATGTGTCAGTGTCACCGCTTTTAAACCAGCAACTTGAAATTGGTAATATTACCCTTGATGGTGCGGAGTTCTATCTTGAGACACTTAAAGATGGCACCAAGAACATTGATGCGTTAACCAAAGCGCAGACAGAACAAGCAGAGTCAGAACAAGCAGAGTCAGAACAACCAGCTGCTACTGATACGCCAGTAGAGTCTTCGTCCACTGACACGACAGAGAAACCAGCCTCCGGTTGGAGCCTTAACCTTGCCGGTGTGACCATATCCAAAGCTGCGATTGAAATTCAGGATAAACAGGCAGGCACATACACCAAGTTGTATGATGTGTCTCTTAACTTGTCCGAGTTTGCTATTGATACCTGGACCCGCACTGATTTTGCGGTTAAAGGTGAGAACAATCAGCAGAAGTTTAATGCACAGGGGAGCGCTGAATTTAAGTTAGCAAAAGGTTTTGCCGAGTATTCGTTGCGCAGCATAGAACTTAACGCGGGTTTTAGTGATCCAGCGAATCAGTTTGACTCGATTAAACTAGGTTTGGAGACATTTGATTTTGATAAAGCCAATGCTTTGACTTATCACCTAGTAGGACGTGCTGCCGATCTCGACATTGATATGCAAGGCAGCGGCAGTTTGACCGTCGATAAAGCGATCTCAAAAGTGGTGATGGACAAGTTGACCCTTGATGCAACATTTAAAGGTGAGACTCTGCCGCAATCTCCGATGAAAGTCGATATGGTCTCTGATTTATCCTTTGACTTGACTAGAAGCCATTTAAGTTTTGTTTTAGAGAAGCTAACCGCTAACGCCTTGGCATTTGATGGTAAAGCCAATGTGACCTTAGGTGATATTCCTAAAGTGCGTTTTTCACTCCATAGCCCTAATATCGATTTGGATGAATTTCTTGGTCTTGATACAGCAAAAACTGACAAAGCATCGACGGAAAAACCAAAGGCAGCACCAAGCCAAAACAGTGCGCAAAAGGCGTCAACTCAACCAGAAGTTGAACCAGATTTATCCGTACTTAAGTCTCTAGATATCAAAGGCGATATCACCATTGATAAATTTAAGGCGAGTAACGCCAAGATGGAAAAGGTCAAAACCAGTTTCTATGTCAATCGTGGTATTGCTGAACTGACGTCTTTTTCTTCGAACTTGTACCAAGGTTCGATCAATGCTTCTGCAAAACTGGATGCAAGAAAAAGCCCAGCGACTTATACGGTTAAAAAGCGCATTAAAGGTGTTAAGGTTCAGCCTTTGCTTTCCGATGTGGCTAACAATGATAAGTTAGAAGGTACAGGTAACATCGATGTTGATGTGAAAGGCCGCAGCCTGACTCCAACAGGGATTCAAAAGAATTTAGTTGGTACTGTGGTCATTAACTTTACCGATGGTGCGGTGAATGGCATCAACGTCGCTCAGTTAATTCGTGAAAATTACGCTAAGTTTAAAGGTCAAAAAGCCGAGCCTTCTAAAGAAGCACAGAAAACCGACTTTAGTGCGATGAAAGCAACCTTAAAGCTTAATAAAGGCGTTGTTTCGACCAATGATTTATCAATGCAATCGCCACTGCTGCGTATTCGAGGAAATGGCAGTGCGAACTACATCGAGCAAACCGTTAACTTTACGGTCAGTACTTCGATTGTCGGCTCACTGGAAGGTCAAGGTGGTAAGAATATTGATGAGCTAAGAGATGTGACCATTCCAATTAACATCTCTGGTTCTTGGGCAAAACCTAAATTTAAGCTGGTCTTTGACGATGTATTGAAACAGAAAGTCGAAAAAGAAGTTGATCGTGGTTTGAAAAAGCTAGATGAGAAACTCGGCGATAAGATAAAAGATCAAAAGACCAAGGATGCGGTTAACAGCCTGATTAAAGGGTTGTTTAACTAA
- the cobO gene encoding cob(I)yrinic acid a,c-diamide adenosyltransferase, with translation MTSDSQKQERHQARQQKVKQQVDARVAAAQDEKGLLLIITGNGKGKSTSGFGTIARAVGHGLTCSVAQFIKGTWDNGERNLLEKLGVEFQVMATGFTWETQDKELDTQAAQTVWGECKRMLSDASIDVILLDELTYMVSYGYIELEEVVDALNNRPSMQSVIITGRGAHRTLIEMADTVSEVKNVKHAFDSGVKALKGVDW, from the coding sequence GTGACATCTGATAGCCAGAAACAAGAACGCCATCAGGCAAGACAACAAAAAGTGAAGCAACAAGTCGATGCGAGAGTTGCAGCAGCTCAAGATGAAAAAGGTCTATTACTTATTATTACTGGTAATGGCAAAGGTAAATCGACCTCAGGGTTTGGAACCATAGCCCGCGCCGTTGGCCACGGCTTAACTTGTTCAGTCGCACAATTTATCAAAGGCACTTGGGATAACGGCGAGCGAAATCTTCTGGAAAAGCTTGGCGTCGAATTTCAAGTGATGGCAACCGGTTTTACTTGGGAAACACAAGATAAAGAGCTCGATACTCAAGCGGCGCAGACAGTTTGGGGGGAGTGTAAACGTATGCTCAGCGATGCTTCGATAGACGTGATTTTGCTTGATGAACTAACTTATATGGTTAGCTACGGCTATATCGAATTAGAGGAAGTAGTTGACGCTCTAAACAACAGACCGTCGATGCAATCGGTAATTATTACTGGGCGCGGAGCACACCGTACTCTGATTGAAATGGCTGATACTGTGTCTGAGGTTAAGAATGTGAAACATGCGTTTGACTCCGGAGTCAAAGCGCTAAAAGGGGTTGATTGGTAA
- a CDS encoding low molecular weight protein-tyrosine-phosphatase translates to MAKKILVVCMGNICRSPTGEAILRAKAERMGLDIEVDSAGTIGYHQGNPPDPRSKSVGERRGYSFKGIVSRQIVDEDFAYFDLILAADKDNLADLHAQCPVEYRNKLQLFLSYGESEHEEIPDPYYGGDNGFELVVDLIEQASEKLLKTLANQ, encoded by the coding sequence ATGGCCAAGAAGATACTCGTTGTTTGTATGGGCAATATCTGTCGTTCACCAACAGGCGAGGCAATTTTACGAGCGAAAGCTGAGCGTATGGGGCTTGATATCGAGGTTGATTCAGCAGGAACAATTGGTTATCACCAAGGTAATCCGCCCGATCCCCGCTCCAAGTCGGTTGGTGAGCGCCGAGGCTATTCATTTAAAGGGATCGTATCACGCCAAATTGTCGATGAGGATTTTGCTTACTTTGATTTGATTTTGGCCGCTGACAAGGACAATCTTGCCGATTTACACGCGCAATGCCCAGTTGAGTATCGAAACAAATTGCAGCTGTTTCTTAGCTATGGTGAGAGCGAACACGAAGAAATCCCTGACCCGTATTATGGCGGGGACAATGGTTTTGAACTGGTTGTCGATTTGATTGAACAAGCCTCAGAAAAGCTGCTCAAAACCTTAGCTAACCAGTAA
- a CDS encoding SDR family oxidoreductase, which produces MDIKSAVILITSAGTQLGSTLAMHFASLDGIVILCDTNKSQLNETFERCKKISSNIYQHAMNDHSLDSINSLFNFIDQSVHQSPDVLINALTSQTMPKFFDEKASDIFTQHLSLMATTLFTFGQATAERMRQDKKNGVIVNVIAHADYSDMSGFENATSMVAGFTQSWAKELNPFNIRVGGVVPCYEQQNIHWAKIRDELIRNTEYIVSNDYFSGRVMAA; this is translated from the coding sequence ATGGACATAAAAAGTGCTGTAATATTAATAACTTCCGCAGGAACTCAACTCGGCAGCACCCTAGCTATGCACTTTGCATCTCTTGATGGAATTGTCATTCTTTGTGATACCAATAAATCCCAATTAAATGAAACTTTTGAGCGATGCAAAAAAATTTCATCGAATATTTATCAGCATGCAATGAATGATCATTCTTTAGATAGCATTAACTCATTGTTTAACTTTATTGATCAATCCGTTCATCAATCCCCTGATGTATTGATCAATGCACTCACTAGCCAAACCATGCCAAAATTCTTTGATGAAAAAGCCAGCGATATTTTCACTCAACATCTATCTTTGATGGCCACCACTTTATTTACCTTCGGTCAGGCAACCGCTGAAAGAATGCGCCAAGACAAAAAAAATGGTGTGATTGTCAACGTGATTGCTCACGCGGATTACAGTGATATGTCTGGGTTTGAAAATGCAACCTCTATGGTTGCAGGTTTCACCCAAAGCTGGGCAAAAGAGCTTAATCCATTCAATATACGTGTTGGAGGAGTGGTGCCTTGCTATGAACAGCAAAATATCCACTGGGCGAAGATACGTGATGAGTTAATTAGAAATACCGAGTATATTGTCTCTAACGATTACTTTAGCGGCCGAGTTATGGCCGCCTAG
- a CDS encoding VC2046/SO_2500 family protein: protein MQTQIHTLDKAGIINELQFGDGINHAVHEGRRADFALILSMFSDDVRDNTPLEIVEEIDTTEEALRRRFELSQPQELRSNQESYPVAATQAELFHTSGLPSAKLSHYLKPDALAYLPEDTFNLPEEVYHNLSGHQRRQLGETGSKSIMPIDLYNQLVTAQRSFQIQTQV from the coding sequence ATGCAAACTCAGATTCATACATTAGACAAAGCGGGAATAATTAACGAGCTTCAGTTCGGTGATGGGATTAACCATGCCGTTCACGAAGGGCGTCGTGCTGACTTTGCCTTGATTCTATCGATGTTTTCTGATGATGTTAGAGATAACACCCCTCTTGAAATAGTGGAAGAAATAGACACAACAGAAGAGGCCTTAAGACGCCGCTTTGAATTATCACAGCCACAAGAACTTCGCTCCAACCAAGAATCTTATCCAGTAGCGGCCACTCAGGCAGAGCTATTTCACACCTCTGGCCTGCCAAGCGCCAAACTGAGTCACTACCTCAAACCTGATGCTCTGGCTTATCTACCGGAAGACACATTCAATCTTCCCGAAGAAGTCTACCACAACCTATCAGGGCACCAACGTCGCCAATTGGGTGAGACTGGCAGCAAATCTATCATGCCAATCGATCTTTACAATCAGTTGGTCACAGCCCAAAGAAGCTTCCAAATTCAAACACAAGTTTAA
- the sodB gene encoding superoxide dismutase [Fe], translating into MAFELPALPYAKDALEPHISAETLDFHHGKHHNTYVVKLNGLIPGTEFEGKSLEEIIKTSSGGVFNNAAQIWNHTFYWHCLAPNAGGEPTGAVAEAINAAFGSFADFKAKFTDSAINNFGSSWTWLVKKADGSLDIVNTSNAATPLTEAGTTPLLTVDLWEHAYYIDYRNVRPDYMNGFWALVNWDFVAQNLAK; encoded by the coding sequence ATGGCATTTGAACTACCAGCTCTTCCTTACGCAAAAGATGCACTAGAACCACATATCTCAGCTGAAACTCTAGATTTCCACCACGGCAAACACCACAACACTTACGTTGTTAAGCTAAATGGTCTTATTCCAGGTACTGAGTTTGAAGGTAAATCACTAGAAGAGATCATCAAGACTTCTTCAGGTGGCGTATTCAACAACGCGGCTCAAATCTGGAACCACACTTTCTACTGGCACTGTCTTGCGCCAAATGCAGGTGGTGAGCCTACAGGTGCGGTTGCAGAAGCAATCAATGCTGCGTTTGGTTCTTTCGCAGACTTTAAAGCTAAGTTCACTGACTCAGCAATCAACAACTTTGGTTCTTCTTGGACTTGGCTGGTTAAAAAAGCGGACGGTTCTCTAGATATCGTTAACACATCTAACGCAGCAACGCCTCTAACAGAAGCAGGTACGACTCCACTGCTTACTGTTGACTTGTGGGAACACGCTTACTATATCGATTACCGCAATGTTCGCCCTGATTACATGAACGGCTTCTGGGCGCTAGTTAACTGGGATTTTGTTGCACAGAATCTAGCAAAATAA
- a CDS encoding Grx4 family monothiol glutaredoxin → METIDKIKQQIEENAILLYMKGSPKLPSCGFSSQASQALMACGEKFAYVDILQNPDIRAELPAYAQWPTFPQLWIEGELIGGCDIIIEMFQKGELQPLIKEAAERAGSDEEE, encoded by the coding sequence ATGGAAACCATAGATAAAATTAAACAGCAAATTGAAGAGAACGCTATCCTGTTGTATATGAAAGGTTCTCCAAAGCTACCTAGCTGCGGCTTTTCATCTCAGGCGTCTCAAGCATTGATGGCTTGTGGCGAAAAGTTCGCTTACGTTGATATTCTACAAAACCCAGATATTCGCGCTGAACTTCCCGCTTACGCTCAGTGGCCGACTTTCCCTCAGCTGTGGATTGAAGGCGAATTGATTGGCGGTTGTGACATCATTATTGAGATGTTCCAAAAAGGTGAGCTTCAGCCACTGATCAAAGAAGCGGCAGAGCGCGCAGGCTCAGACGAAGAAGAGTAA
- a CDS encoding DNA topoisomerase III: MTRLFIAEKPSLGRAIAAALPNPQKKDQGFIRCGNGDVVTWCIGHLLEQVEPDAYDDRYKKWNMADLPIVPQQWQLRPRKSASKQLTVVKKLLKTCTEIIHAGDPDREGQLLVDEVLDYCKVAKAKQTSAQRLLISDLNLPAVKRALNQMRSNQEFIPLSVSALARSRADWLYGMNMSRAYTLLGQQAGYQGVLSVGRVQTPVLGLVVRRDEEIENFVPRDYFTLDALIPYQEGARQFDIRARWKPSEACRPWQDEEGRVLNRKLVENVASRIANQAAEVVESEQKQSKQFAPLPYSLSALQIDAAKRFSMSAQQVLDTCQSLYEKHKLITYPRSDCRYLPKGHYSEASSVCDAISNNAKELNSAVSQADLTLKSKAWNDKKVDAHHAIIPTPKKASVNALSANEMKIYQQIARQYLMQFYPAAVYAEAKLVFDIAGGEFVAKGRQLVSAGWKALLGKTDEEDTGVDTVPPLPKDSVLTCREGEIKDRKTEPPKHFTEASLLQAMTGIARFVSDKELKKILKETDGLGTEATRAGILDTLFKRQLLKRQGKTILSSPAGRGLIHALPAESTYPDMTAHWEHQLQGMAERNQAYQPFMSALQGKIDGLMQQIKSQPVPESLRHLPKVEKPAYKRKRGGRAKYSGKKRFAS; this comes from the coding sequence ATGACGCGTCTATTTATCGCCGAGAAACCAAGCCTTGGCCGCGCTATTGCGGCAGCGCTGCCTAATCCACAGAAAAAAGACCAAGGCTTTATTCGTTGCGGTAATGGCGATGTGGTGACCTGGTGTATTGGCCATTTGCTTGAGCAAGTAGAGCCTGATGCCTACGATGATAGATACAAAAAGTGGAACATGGCAGATTTGCCCATAGTGCCGCAGCAGTGGCAGCTTAGACCAAGAAAATCGGCCAGCAAGCAATTAACCGTGGTAAAAAAGCTGCTCAAAACCTGCACAGAGATCATTCATGCAGGCGATCCCGATCGTGAAGGGCAGCTGCTAGTCGATGAAGTGTTGGACTACTGTAAAGTGGCGAAGGCTAAGCAAACCAGCGCGCAGCGACTTTTGATCAGTGATCTCAACCTTCCTGCGGTAAAACGCGCCTTAAATCAAATGCGTAGTAATCAGGAGTTTATTCCTCTTTCTGTTTCAGCGTTGGCTCGCTCTCGCGCTGACTGGCTGTATGGCATGAATATGTCACGAGCTTATACTTTGCTTGGCCAGCAAGCGGGCTATCAAGGCGTTCTCTCTGTTGGGCGAGTGCAAACCCCAGTACTTGGCTTGGTGGTACGCCGCGATGAAGAAATAGAAAACTTCGTTCCTCGGGATTATTTTACGCTCGATGCGCTGATCCCTTATCAAGAGGGTGCGCGTCAATTTGATATCCGTGCTCGCTGGAAGCCCAGTGAAGCTTGTCGGCCTTGGCAAGACGAAGAGGGCAGAGTACTCAATCGAAAGCTGGTGGAGAATGTTGCAAGTCGAATCGCCAATCAAGCGGCGGAGGTGGTTGAATCAGAGCAAAAACAAAGCAAGCAGTTCGCACCGCTGCCGTATTCGTTGTCTGCGCTACAAATCGATGCAGCCAAACGCTTTAGCATGAGCGCTCAGCAAGTTCTTGACACTTGTCAGTCCTTATATGAAAAACACAAGCTCATTACCTATCCACGCTCTGACTGTCGTTACCTTCCCAAAGGTCATTATTCTGAGGCAAGCAGTGTGTGTGATGCCATTAGCAATAATGCCAAAGAGCTTAATTCGGCCGTCTCTCAAGCCGACTTAACGCTCAAATCCAAAGCTTGGAATGATAAAAAAGTCGATGCTCACCACGCTATCATTCCCACGCCTAAAAAAGCGTCAGTCAATGCGTTATCAGCCAATGAGATGAAAATCTACCAGCAAATTGCGCGTCAATATTTAATGCAGTTCTATCCTGCGGCTGTGTATGCCGAAGCTAAACTGGTGTTTGATATTGCTGGTGGTGAGTTTGTTGCCAAGGGGCGCCAACTGGTTTCTGCGGGGTGGAAAGCGCTACTTGGTAAAACCGATGAAGAAGACACAGGCGTAGATACGGTTCCTCCTTTACCTAAAGACAGTGTGCTAACTTGCCGGGAAGGGGAAATCAAAGATCGCAAAACTGAGCCTCCCAAGCATTTTACGGAAGCTAGCTTGCTGCAAGCCATGACAGGTATTGCGCGTTTTGTTTCGGACAAAGAGTTAAAAAAGATCTTAAAAGAGACCGATGGTCTTGGCACTGAAGCGACTCGCGCAGGGATCCTCGATACCTTGTTTAAGCGCCAGCTTCTTAAAAGACAAGGCAAAACCATTTTAAGCTCGCCTGCGGGGCGAGGGCTTATTCATGCTCTGCCTGCTGAATCAACCTATCCTGACATGACCGCCCACTGGGAGCACCAATTACAGGGAATGGCGGAGAGAAATCAAGCTTATCAGCCCTTTATGTCGGCGCTTCAAGGCAAGATTGATGGTTTGATGCAGCAAATAAAGTCACAACCTGTTCCTGAATCGCTGCGCCATTTACCAAAAGTGGAAAAGCCTGCCTATAAACGCAAACGTGGCGGGCGCGCTAAGTACAGCGGTAAAAAGCGCTTCGCAAGCTAA
- a CDS encoding SDR family oxidoreductase yields MTTVVITGANRGIGLSLVKHYLAKNYQVHATYRSQSHASELFKLESPNLHCHQLDVTNYARYETLSSQLPEIDILINNAGYYGPKGYMFGETDIEEWRKVLEINTIAPMKLVEALYPNLERGSLKKIACISSKMGSMGDNTSGGAYIYRSSKAALNSVVKSLSNDLASQGFTVLALHPGWVLTDMGGPNAMITTETSASGLIEVIESATADNSGEFINFDGSPLPW; encoded by the coding sequence ATGACTACAGTGGTTATTACTGGCGCGAACCGAGGTATAGGTTTGAGCTTGGTTAAGCATTACCTTGCCAAAAACTATCAAGTGCACGCAACGTATCGCTCGCAAAGTCATGCCAGCGAACTGTTTAAGCTCGAAAGTCCAAACTTGCATTGCCATCAGCTCGATGTCACTAACTACGCCCGTTATGAAACCCTATCAAGCCAGCTTCCTGAGATAGATATTTTGATCAATAACGCCGGATATTATGGGCCAAAAGGCTATATGTTTGGTGAAACTGATATTGAAGAATGGCGTAAGGTACTGGAAATCAACACCATAGCGCCGATGAAATTGGTTGAAGCCCTTTACCCTAACCTTGAAAGAGGCTCACTGAAAAAGATCGCCTGCATCTCTTCAAAAATGGGTAGCATGGGTGACAATACATCTGGCGGAGCCTATATCTACCGCTCTTCAAAAGCCGCGCTCAACTCTGTCGTGAAAAGCTTAAGTAACGATCTCGCCAGCCAAGGCTTTACGGTATTGGCGCTTCACCCCGGCTGGGTACTGACTGACATGGGCGGGCCGAACGCCATGATAACTACAGAAACTTCCGCTTCGGGCTTAATTGAGGTTATTGAGTCTGCAACGGCCGACAACTCGGGTGAGTTTATTAACTTCGATGGCTCGCCATTACCTTGGTAA
- a CDS encoding histone deacetylase family protein yields the protein MIPLVYHPIYSKLPLTDGHRYPIHKYRLLYQKIETKRQSDSKWQTGFCYHQPEPLLREEVEQTHCKHYIEQLFSGTLAVSPMRRIGFPWSQSLIERTLTSAGGTCLSAELAIEKGIAIHLSGGYHHAHYDYGSGFCLLNDLVLAAKRALRQEGIDKVLIVDSDVHHGDGTATLCQDNQAIVTLSFHCDKNFPARKPDSDMDIALPKETSDSEFLSTFESVVEMAINLHQPDLILYDAGVDIHQEDELGYFNISTQAIFARDKRMFEMAKQRALPIACVVGGGYRSDHSELVPIHMQLLNAAFEVYAKSEEKS from the coding sequence ATGATTCCACTAGTCTATCACCCAATTTATTCCAAGCTCCCTTTGACTGATGGGCACAGGTATCCGATTCACAAATATCGGCTCCTCTATCAAAAAATCGAAACCAAGCGCCAAAGCGATAGTAAGTGGCAAACAGGGTTTTGCTACCATCAGCCCGAGCCGCTGTTAAGAGAAGAAGTTGAGCAAACCCACTGCAAGCACTACATAGAGCAGCTTTTTTCCGGAACCTTAGCGGTTTCGCCCATGCGGCGCATCGGCTTTCCTTGGAGTCAGAGCTTGATTGAGCGCACACTCACCTCCGCAGGCGGAACCTGCTTGAGCGCAGAGCTTGCCATAGAAAAGGGTATTGCTATCCATCTTAGTGGCGGCTATCACCACGCACATTATGATTATGGCAGCGGCTTTTGTTTGCTGAATGATTTGGTGTTGGCTGCCAAACGAGCACTGCGTCAGGAGGGGATCGATAAGGTGCTCATCGTTGACAGTGATGTTCACCATGGCGATGGAACCGCGACTTTATGCCAAGACAACCAAGCGATTGTTACCCTTTCTTTCCATTGTGATAAGAACTTTCCGGCCAGAAAGCCAGACTCAGATATGGACATTGCTCTGCCAAAAGAGACCAGCGATAGCGAATTTCTCAGCACATTTGAGTCGGTGGTGGAAATGGCGATTAATCTTCATCAACCGGATTTGATTTTGTATGACGCAGGTGTGGATATCCATCAAGAAGATGAACTAGGCTATTTTAACATCAGCACGCAAGCAATTTTTGCCCGCGATAAGCGCATGTTTGAGATGGCAAAACAACGCGCGCTACCAATAGCCTGTGTAGTCGGTGGTGGCTACCGGAGCGATCACAGTGAATTGGTGCCCATTCATATGCAGTTATTGAATGCCGCCTTTGAGGTTTATGCCAAGAGCGAAGAAAAGTCATGA
- a CDS encoding NUDIX domain-containing protein: MKQRIRAAGILIHQHSILLLKVKDFTGEYWVPPGGGLEEGDKSSKACLVREFKEEAGLEIEVGDLVCVREFLETEKNRYHCELFYHVTSYSGEPHLNNLVGLNDEHYIQKVEWVPLSELAEKRIYPKELAHKLLELIDNQEFSTHLGSYVQGEKEEINYL; this comes from the coding sequence ATGAAACAAAGAATTAGAGCGGCAGGCATTCTTATCCATCAGCACTCGATATTGCTTTTAAAAGTCAAAGACTTCACAGGCGAATATTGGGTGCCGCCCGGCGGTGGCTTAGAAGAGGGGGATAAAAGCTCCAAAGCGTGTTTAGTCAGAGAGTTTAAAGAAGAAGCTGGCCTAGAGATTGAAGTGGGCGATCTTGTTTGTGTGCGCGAGTTTTTAGAAACCGAGAAAAACCGCTACCACTGTGAACTGTTTTACCATGTGACCAGTTATAGCGGTGAGCCCCACCTTAATAACCTTGTTGGATTAAACGATGAGCATTACATCCAAAAGGTAGAATGGGTGCCGTTATCTGAACTTGCCGAAAAGCGCATATACCCCAAAGAACTTGCCCACAAGCTACTCGAACTTATCGACAATCAAGAATTTTCGACCCACCTAGGCAGTTATGTTCAGGGTGAGAAAGAAGAGATTAATTATTTGTAA